Proteins found in one Flavobacterium channae genomic segment:
- a CDS encoding serine O-acetyltransferase, translating to MNFLQLISSDYKKYKKYGGNFITILFFTQGFWASFQYRVAHAVHKMPIPILKQLLQFLCLIWQKIIEILTGISIPASAQIGHSFYIGHFGGIILNAKTTIGNNCNISQGVTIGVSGQGENRGVPKIGNNVYIGANVVVAGNIIIEDNVLIGACSLVNTNVKANSVMLGVPAVKVSEKSSEGYV from the coding sequence ATGAATTTTTTACAGTTAATTTCATCCGATTACAAAAAATATAAAAAATATGGAGGTAACTTTATCACCATCTTATTTTTTACGCAAGGATTTTGGGCCAGTTTCCAATACCGAGTAGCACATGCTGTTCACAAGATGCCTATTCCTATTCTAAAGCAATTATTGCAATTTTTGTGTTTGATTTGGCAAAAAATAATTGAAATACTCACTGGTATTTCAATTCCTGCTTCAGCTCAAATTGGACATTCGTTCTATATAGGGCATTTTGGAGGAATTATTTTAAATGCAAAAACAACTATTGGAAATAATTGCAATATATCACAAGGCGTAACCATTGGGGTTTCAGGTCAAGGAGAAAATAGAGGGGTTCCAAAAATCGGAAATAATGTATATATTGGAGCGAATGTAGTAGTCGCAGGAAATATTATAATAGAAGATAATGTGTTAATTGGAGCTTGTTCACTAGTTAATACTAATGTCAAAGCAAATAGCGTAATGTTAGGAGTGCCAGCTGTAAAGGTTTCAGAAAAAAGTTCTGAGGGATATGTTTAG
- a CDS encoding glycosyltransferase family 4 protein, which yields MKLLVISSAPVVELDGKLHLYAPYEKEMQLWAKHADTIQFCCPIWREDKKLLIAPVSFEVEKVVELQEFDITSFSNKLKAIPLALVALVKIFKAMKQADHIHLRCPGNIALLACLVQILFSNKQKTAKYAGNWDPKSQQPWSYRLQKWILSTTFLTRNMQVLVYGEWPNQTKNIKPFFTATYGVDEIQNSEFRIQNKWSLPAQSKTTENNFDSAQSDKKDNNSLSLRAESRTNENQFKFLFIGTLSPGKQPLYAIQLVEELYKKGLRVTLELYGEGVLRKELELYIAQNKLEPIVTLKGNQSKETVLKAYQSHHFLILPSKSEGWPKVVAEAMFWGCVPIASPVSCVPYMMGNGSRGIILKEQLDFDVNQIVNVLKNLEVYLKMSSEGQSWSRQFTTDKFEAEIRKLLK from the coding sequence TTGAAGCTTTTAGTCATATCCTCAGCACCAGTTGTAGAACTTGATGGTAAATTACATTTGTACGCTCCCTATGAAAAGGAAATGCAATTGTGGGCAAAACATGCCGATACGATACAATTTTGCTGTCCGATTTGGAGAGAAGATAAAAAACTTCTAATTGCACCTGTTTCTTTTGAAGTGGAAAAAGTTGTTGAACTTCAAGAATTTGATATCACTTCATTTTCAAATAAACTGAAAGCAATTCCTCTTGCTTTAGTGGCTTTGGTGAAAATCTTTAAAGCCATGAAACAAGCCGACCATATTCACTTACGCTGTCCAGGTAATATTGCTTTATTGGCTTGTTTGGTACAGATTTTATTTTCTAATAAACAAAAAACGGCTAAGTACGCAGGAAATTGGGATCCTAAAAGCCAACAACCATGGAGTTATCGCCTACAAAAATGGATTTTATCTACTACTTTTTTAACTCGAAATATGCAAGTTTTGGTCTATGGGGAATGGCCGAATCAGACAAAAAATATTAAACCGTTTTTTACAGCTACTTATGGCGTAGATGAAATTCAGAATTCAGAATTTAGAATTCAGAACAAATGGTCACTTCCAGCGCAGTCAAAAACTACTGAAAACAACTTCGACTCCGCTCAGTCTGACAAAAAGGATAACAACTCATTGTCACTTCGAGCGGAGTCGAGAACTAATGAAAACCAATTCAAGTTTCTGTTTATAGGGACACTTTCACCTGGTAAGCAGCCTTTATATGCTATTCAATTAGTGGAAGAGTTGTATAAAAAAGGGTTAAGAGTGACTCTTGAACTTTATGGGGAAGGTGTTTTACGAAAAGAATTAGAACTTTATATAGCCCAAAATAAGTTAGAACCTATTGTAACTTTAAAAGGAAATCAATCTAAAGAAACCGTTTTAAAAGCGTATCAATCTCATCACTTTTTAATTCTGCCTTCCAAAAGTGAAGGCTGGCCCAAAGTAGTGGCGGAAGCTATGTTTTGGGGTTGTGTGCCTATTGCTTCTCCTGTTTCTTGTGTTCCCTATATGATGGGGAATGGTAGTAGAGGTATTATTTTAAAAGAACAATTAGATTTTGATGTAAATCAAATAGTCAACGTTTTAAAGAATCTAGAAGTGTATTTAAAAATGTCTTCTGAAGGACAATCTTGGTCGAGACAATTTACCACAGATAAGTTTGAAGCCGAAATTAGGAAGTTGCTCAAATAA
- a CDS encoding glycosyltransferase: MASPKEIRVIQLIDSLEPGGAERMAVTIANELADEVAFSGLVTTRLEGGLKNTLAKRVEYTFLNKKKAVDFFALLRLRDFVKKNKVNTIHAHSSSCFFAVLLKLTMPSLQIFWHDHFGNRVQSKASYLSLRLFSVFFSGVFTVNETLKVWAEKYLWVGDVQFLPNFTSSNEKELAVTVLEGVANKRIVFLANLHAPKNHILALKAFLNSKIASQDWTLHLIGKDKQDDYSQELKNFIHQNNLQEAIFIYGSCNDIKSILEQAKVGILVSSYEGFPVTLLEYGMAELTVISTDVGYCNTIIQNNKTGYLIPSDNNELLTEAFIKLANESHKNDTLAKNLNTFVKNNYAPEKVIQKIIAAYQKHV; encoded by the coding sequence TTGGCTTCTCCAAAAGAAATACGAGTTATTCAATTAATCGATAGCCTTGAACCTGGTGGAGCGGAACGTATGGCGGTTACTATTGCGAATGAACTTGCTGATGAGGTAGCTTTTTCAGGTTTGGTGACAACCCGTTTAGAAGGCGGACTAAAAAACACCCTTGCTAAGAGAGTAGAATACACTTTTTTAAATAAAAAGAAGGCTGTTGACTTTTTTGCACTACTTCGTTTAAGAGACTTTGTTAAAAAAAATAAAGTAAACACTATACATGCTCACAGCAGTTCTTGTTTTTTTGCTGTTTTGCTAAAGTTAACCATGCCGTCTCTTCAAATTTTTTGGCACGATCATTTTGGAAACCGAGTACAATCTAAGGCGAGTTATTTATCACTTCGATTGTTTTCTGTTTTTTTTAGTGGTGTTTTTACGGTTAACGAAACCCTCAAAGTATGGGCTGAGAAGTATTTATGGGTTGGGGATGTTCAGTTTCTTCCTAATTTTACTTCTTCAAATGAGAAAGAACTAGCTGTTACTGTTTTGGAAGGAGTTGCAAACAAAAGAATTGTTTTTTTAGCTAATTTACATGCTCCTAAAAACCATATACTAGCTTTAAAGGCTTTTTTGAATAGTAAAATAGCTAGTCAAGACTGGACCTTACACTTAATTGGAAAGGACAAACAAGACGATTATTCTCAGGAATTAAAAAACTTTATACATCAAAATAATTTGCAAGAAGCCATTTTTATTTATGGTTCTTGTAATGATATAAAATCTATTTTGGAGCAAGCTAAGGTGGGGATTTTAGTTTCAAGTTATGAAGGGTTTCCAGTTACACTATTGGAATATGGAATGGCTGAACTGACCGTGATTAGTACCGATGTAGGGTATTGTAACACTATTATTCAAAATAACAAAACAGGTTATTTGATTCCGTCAGATAATAATGAATTGCTCACAGAGGCCTTCATCAAATTAGCAAATGAATCTCATAAAAATGATACTCTAGCTAAAAATTTGAATACTTTTGTCAAAAATAATTATGCTCCAGAAAAGGTGATTCAAAAAATAATAGCAGCCTATCAAAAACACGTATGA
- a CDS encoding O-antigen ligase family protein, whose protein sequence is MKSETLKYLKFVIIHLLIGLAIFLVPPISKVYAIAIILVGFRYVILRKNANNEALYVAAYIVGSEVFLRMTQGNFFEQYAKYGVMGVLIIGMLFKGFSKNAIMYWIFGLLLLPGVIYGFFTLNFETDIRKAITFNIIGPITLTVSAIYCYQRRITFDQIKNVIDMLAYPLMATLVYMYLYTPSVKDVVTNTESNFETSGGFGPNQVSTILGLGIFLFFVKIVLISKTTWIRNINILFFIVITFRGIVTFSRGGIITGFAMILIVVVLLLLFTKSHVKSKIIMLVVFGFFALGGIWAYSSIQTSGLIDKRYANQDARGREKASKLTGRERLIESEFNMFLDNPIFGIGVGKNKEYRLETTGIDAASHNEITRMLAEHGMFGLFGLIILLITPMVLYLNNKQNIFVFSFVVFWLLTINHAAMRLAAPAFVYALSLLKVQFVDETTVSRESVK, encoded by the coding sequence ATGAAGAGCGAAACCCTAAAGTATTTAAAATTTGTAATCATCCACTTACTAATTGGATTGGCGATATTTTTAGTACCGCCGATTTCAAAAGTGTATGCGATAGCTATTATTTTGGTAGGTTTTCGTTATGTGATTCTAAGAAAAAATGCTAATAATGAAGCCTTATATGTAGCGGCATATATAGTTGGATCTGAGGTTTTTTTGCGAATGACTCAAGGAAATTTTTTCGAACAATATGCAAAATATGGGGTAATGGGTGTTTTAATTATTGGAATGCTTTTCAAAGGGTTTTCTAAAAATGCCATTATGTACTGGATTTTTGGATTACTATTATTACCAGGAGTGATTTATGGGTTTTTTACATTGAACTTTGAAACTGATATTCGGAAAGCAATTACTTTTAACATTATTGGACCTATAACTTTGACCGTTAGTGCTATTTATTGTTATCAGCGTCGTATTACTTTTGACCAGATTAAAAACGTGATTGATATGCTGGCCTACCCATTAATGGCTACTTTAGTTTATATGTACTTGTATACACCAAGTGTTAAGGATGTGGTCACTAATACGGAATCTAATTTTGAAACTTCAGGTGGATTTGGTCCCAACCAAGTTTCTACTATTTTGGGGTTGGGTATCTTTTTATTTTTTGTAAAGATTGTTTTAATTTCTAAAACAACGTGGATACGCAACATTAATATCTTATTTTTTATTGTCATTACTTTTAGAGGTATTGTAACCTTCTCTAGGGGAGGTATTATTACAGGCTTTGCTATGATTTTGATTGTTGTAGTTTTACTTCTTTTATTTACGAAATCACATGTAAAGTCTAAAATTATAATGTTAGTTGTATTTGGCTTTTTTGCATTGGGTGGTATTTGGGCTTATAGTTCCATACAAACTAGTGGTCTTATTGATAAACGTTATGCTAATCAAGATGCAAGAGGAAGAGAAAAGGCAAGTAAACTAACTGGAAGAGAGCGATTAATCGAATCAGAATTTAATATGTTTTTAGATAATCCTATTTTTGGTATTGGTGTTGGAAAAAATAAAGAGTATAGGCTTGAAACAACAGGTATTGATGCAGCTTCACATAATGAGATTACAAGAATGTTAGCTGAACATGGAATGTTCGGATTATTTGGATTGATTATTCTATTAATCACTCCAATGGTGTTGTATTTGAATAATAAACAAAACATTTTTGTTTTTTCTTTTGTTGTTTTTTGGCTCCTTACTATCAACCACGCCGCCATGCGATTAGCGGCACCAGCTTTTGTATACGCCTTGTCACTTTTAAAAGTTCAATTTGTAGATGAAACTACTGTATCTAGGGAATCAGTTAAGTAA